A single genomic interval of Streptomyces showdoensis harbors:
- a CDS encoding branched-chain amino acid ABC transporter permease gives MNELPQQLANGLALGALYGLIAIGYTMVYGIVQLINFAHGEIFMIGGFGALTTYTALPSGTSLLVAIPLMIVGGAIASVAVATAAERFAYRPLRSAPRLAPLITAIGLSIALQQLVWQFYPDAKKAVSFPEFKGEAFHLLDNLAIQRADAFVLVLAPLCMLALGVFVSKSRSGRAMQATAQDPDTAKLMGINTDRIIVMAFAIGAAFAAVAAVAYGLDKGQINFEMGFILGLKAFTAAVLGGIGNIYGAMVGGVVLGIAESLSIAYIEDIPGMQQLGGGAWSNVWAFVLLIVVLLVRPQGLLGERVADRA, from the coding sequence GTGAACGAACTGCCGCAACAGCTGGCCAACGGCCTGGCCCTCGGTGCTCTCTATGGCCTCATCGCCATCGGGTACACCATGGTCTACGGCATCGTCCAGCTCATCAACTTCGCCCACGGCGAGATCTTCATGATCGGGGGCTTCGGCGCCCTCACCACCTACACCGCTCTCCCGAGCGGAACGTCCCTTCTGGTGGCGATACCGCTCATGATCGTCGGTGGCGCGATCGCCTCCGTGGCCGTCGCCACCGCCGCCGAGCGGTTCGCCTACCGCCCGCTGCGCAGCGCGCCCCGGCTGGCTCCGCTCATCACCGCGATCGGTCTGTCCATCGCGCTCCAGCAGCTGGTCTGGCAGTTCTACCCGGACGCCAAGAAGGCCGTCAGCTTCCCCGAGTTCAAGGGCGAGGCCTTCCACCTGCTCGACAACCTGGCGATCCAGCGCGCCGACGCCTTCGTGCTCGTCCTGGCGCCGCTGTGCATGCTCGCCCTCGGCGTCTTCGTCTCGAAGAGCCGCAGCGGCCGCGCCATGCAGGCCACCGCGCAGGACCCGGACACCGCGAAGCTGATGGGCATCAACACCGACCGCATCATCGTCATGGCCTTCGCCATCGGTGCCGCGTTCGCCGCCGTCGCCGCCGTCGCGTACGGCCTCGACAAGGGCCAGATCAACTTCGAGATGGGCTTCATCCTCGGCCTCAAGGCCTTCACCGCGGCCGTCCTCGGCGGCATCGGCAACATCTACGGCGCCATGGTCGGCGGCGTGGTCCTCGGCATCGCCGAGTCCCTCTCGATCGCCTACATCGAGGACATCCCCGGCATGCAGCAGCTCGGCGGCGGTGCCTGGTCCAACGTGTGGGCCTTCGTCCTCCTCATCGTCGTCCTCCTCGTGCGGCCCCAGGGCCTGCTCGGCGAGCGCGTCGCGGACAGGGCGTGA
- a CDS encoding FdhF/YdeP family oxidoreductase, giving the protein MVSKPPAGDPVQDAPQVAAPQHAAAGLPAIGHTLRIAQAQMGVRRTARTLLKVNQKDGFDCPGCAWPEGDKRHVAEFCENGAKAVAEEATLRRVTPEFFAAHPVADLAARSGYWLGQQGRITDPMYLAPGAERYEAVSWERAFGILAEELTALSSPDEALFYTSGRTSNEAAFLLQLFAREFGTNNLPDCSNMCHESSGSALNETIGIGKGSVSLEDLHRADLIVVAGQNPGTNHPRMLSALEKAKAAGARIISVNPLPEAGLERFKNPQTPQGMLKGAALTDLFLQIRIGGDQALFRLLNKLVLETPGAVDEAFVAEHTHGYEEFAAAARDADWDETLAATGLSRAEIERALEMVLASERTIVCWAMGLTQHKHSVPTIREVVNFLLLRGNIGRPGAGVCPVRGHSNVQGDRTMGIFERPSAAFLDALDKEFGIVSPRHHGFDVVRSIEALRDGEAKVFFAMGGNFVGATPDTEVTEAAMRKARLTVHVSTKLNRSHAVTGARALILPTLGRTDKDVQKSGKQFVTVEDSMGLVHASRGNLPPAGPRLLSEPAIVARLARAVLGEASATPWEAFEADYATIRDRIARVIPGFEDFNARLAANPGGFALPHAPRDERRFPTATGKANFTAAPVEYPKVPEGRLLLQTLRSHDQYNTTIYGLDDRYRGITGGRRVVMVHPEDAAALGFADGAYADLVSEWTDGSERRAPGFRVVHYPTTRGCAAAYYPETNVLVPLASTADISNTPASKSVIVRLVPPAGD; this is encoded by the coding sequence ATGGTCAGCAAGCCGCCCGCCGGCGATCCGGTCCAGGACGCGCCGCAGGTCGCGGCGCCGCAGCACGCCGCGGCCGGTCTGCCGGCCATCGGGCACACGCTGCGGATCGCGCAGGCGCAGATGGGGGTGCGGCGCACCGCGCGGACCCTGCTCAAGGTCAACCAGAAGGACGGCTTCGACTGTCCGGGCTGCGCGTGGCCGGAGGGCGACAAGCGGCATGTCGCGGAGTTCTGCGAGAACGGGGCGAAGGCGGTCGCCGAGGAGGCGACGCTGCGCCGGGTGACCCCGGAGTTCTTCGCCGCGCACCCGGTGGCGGACCTGGCGGCCCGCAGCGGGTACTGGCTGGGCCAGCAGGGCCGGATCACGGACCCCATGTACCTGGCGCCGGGCGCCGAGCGGTACGAGGCGGTGTCCTGGGAGCGGGCCTTCGGCATCCTCGCGGAGGAGCTGACCGCGCTCTCCTCCCCCGACGAGGCGCTCTTCTACACCTCGGGGCGCACGAGCAACGAGGCCGCGTTCCTGCTCCAGCTCTTCGCCCGCGAGTTCGGCACCAACAACCTGCCGGACTGCTCCAACATGTGCCACGAGTCCTCGGGCTCGGCGCTCAACGAGACGATCGGGATCGGCAAGGGCAGCGTCTCCCTGGAGGACCTGCACCGGGCGGACCTCATCGTGGTCGCCGGGCAGAACCCGGGGACGAACCACCCGCGGATGCTGTCGGCCCTGGAGAAGGCGAAGGCCGCCGGCGCGCGGATCATCTCGGTGAACCCGCTGCCGGAGGCGGGCCTGGAGCGGTTCAAGAACCCGCAGACGCCGCAGGGCATGCTCAAGGGCGCCGCGCTGACGGACCTCTTCCTGCAGATCCGCATCGGCGGCGACCAGGCCCTGTTCCGGCTGCTCAACAAGCTGGTCCTGGAGACGCCGGGCGCCGTGGACGAGGCGTTCGTCGCCGAGCACACCCATGGGTACGAGGAGTTCGCCGCCGCCGCGCGGGACGCGGACTGGGACGAGACGCTGGCGGCGACCGGGCTGTCCCGGGCCGAGATAGAGCGGGCCCTGGAGATGGTGCTCGCCTCCGAGCGGACCATCGTCTGCTGGGCGATGGGGCTCACCCAGCACAAGCACTCCGTGCCGACCATCCGCGAGGTGGTCAACTTCCTGCTGCTGCGCGGCAACATCGGCCGGCCGGGTGCCGGGGTGTGCCCGGTGCGCGGTCACTCCAACGTCCAGGGCGACCGGACGATGGGGATCTTCGAGCGCCCCTCGGCGGCGTTCCTCGACGCCCTGGACAAGGAGTTCGGGATCGTCTCGCCGCGCCACCACGGCTTCGACGTGGTCCGCTCGATCGAGGCGCTGCGGGACGGGGAGGCGAAGGTCTTCTTCGCCATGGGCGGCAACTTCGTGGGCGCCACCCCGGACACCGAGGTCACCGAGGCGGCGATGCGCAAGGCCCGGCTGACGGTGCACGTCTCGACCAAGCTGAACCGCTCGCACGCGGTGACCGGCGCCCGCGCGCTGATCCTGCCGACGCTGGGCCGCACGGACAAGGACGTGCAGAAGAGCGGCAAGCAGTTCGTGACGGTCGAGGACTCGATGGGCCTGGTGCACGCCTCGCGGGGCAACCTGCCGCCGGCGGGCCCGCGGCTGCTCTCCGAGCCGGCGATCGTGGCGCGGCTGGCGCGGGCGGTCCTCGGCGAGGCCTCGGCCACGCCGTGGGAGGCGTTCGAGGCGGACTACGCGACGATCCGCGACCGCATCGCCCGCGTGATCCCGGGCTTCGAGGACTTCAACGCGCGTCTGGCGGCGAACCCGGGCGGCTTCGCGCTGCCGCACGCGCCGCGCGACGAGCGGCGCTTCCCGACGGCGACGGGCAAGGCCAACTTCACGGCCGCGCCGGTCGAGTACCCGAAGGTGCCGGAGGGCCGGCTGCTGCTGCAGACGCTCCGCTCGCACGACCAGTACAACACCACGATCTACGGCCTGGACGACCGCTACCGCGGCATCACGGGCGGCCGCCGGGTGGTCATGGTGCACCCGGAGGACGCGGCGGCGCTCGGCTTCGCGGACGGGGCGTACGCGGACCTGGTGAGCGAGTGGACGGACGGCAGCGAGCGCCGGGCGCCCGGCTTCCGGGTGGTCCACTATCCGACGACCCGCGGCTGCGCGGCCGCGTACTACCCGGAGACCAACGTGCTGGTGCCGCTGGCGTCGACGGCGGACATCAGCAACACCCCGGCGAGCAAGTCCGTGATCGTGCGGCTGGTCCCTCCGGCGGGCGACTGA
- a CDS encoding PaaI family thioesterase — MGEQQHVKFPQEVIDEYAALGVDLPALFSAGHLGNRMGVQILEASADRVVGTMPVEGNTQPYGLLHGGASAVLAETLGSIGSMLHGGVSRIAVGVDLNCTHHRGVRSGLVTGVATPVHRGRSTATYEIVITDEQDKRVCSARLTCLLREIGPKDAGNLPEAGRAPGSADV, encoded by the coding sequence ATGGGTGAGCAGCAGCATGTGAAGTTCCCGCAGGAGGTCATCGACGAGTACGCCGCGCTCGGCGTGGACCTGCCCGCGCTCTTCTCCGCGGGTCACCTCGGGAACCGGATGGGCGTGCAGATCCTGGAGGCCTCGGCGGACCGGGTCGTCGGGACCATGCCGGTGGAGGGCAACACCCAGCCGTACGGCCTGCTGCACGGCGGCGCCTCGGCGGTGCTCGCCGAGACGCTGGGCTCGATCGGCTCGATGCTGCACGGCGGGGTGTCCCGGATCGCGGTGGGCGTGGACCTGAACTGCACCCACCACCGTGGGGTGCGCAGCGGCCTGGTGACCGGCGTCGCCACGCCGGTGCACCGGGGCCGGTCCACCGCCACGTACGAGATCGTGATCACCGACGAGCAGGACAAGCGGGTCTGCTCGGCGCGGCTGACCTGCCTGCTCCGGGAGATCGGCCCGAAGGACGCCGGGAACCTGCCGGAGGCCGGACGCGCCCCCGGCTCCGCCGACGTCTGA
- a CDS encoding ANTAR domain-containing response regulator encodes MTAPESPQPADDADTSHVPPLTTRVVIAEDEALIRMDLKEMLEEEGYTVVGEAGDGATAVELAREHRPDLVILDVKMPVLDGISAAEKIAGESIAPVLMLTAFSQRELVERARDAGAMAYLVKPFSKSDVVPAIEMAVSRFAELRALEQEVADLSQRLETRKLVDRAKSILQTQYGLTEPAAFRWIQKTSMDRRMSMQQVAEAVIEDAEEKKAAKAKEQ; translated from the coding sequence GTGACCGCCCCCGAGTCGCCCCAGCCCGCCGACGACGCCGACACGTCGCACGTCCCGCCGCTGACGACCCGCGTCGTCATCGCCGAGGACGAGGCCCTCATCCGCATGGATCTCAAGGAGATGCTGGAGGAGGAGGGCTACACCGTCGTCGGCGAGGCCGGCGACGGCGCCACGGCCGTGGAGCTCGCCCGCGAGCACCGGCCCGACCTGGTCATCCTCGACGTGAAGATGCCGGTCCTCGACGGCATCTCGGCCGCCGAGAAGATCGCCGGCGAGTCCATCGCCCCGGTCCTCATGCTCACCGCCTTCTCCCAGCGCGAGCTCGTCGAGCGCGCCCGGGACGCCGGCGCCATGGCGTACCTCGTCAAGCCGTTCAGCAAGAGCGACGTGGTGCCGGCCATCGAGATGGCCGTCTCCCGCTTCGCCGAGCTGCGCGCCCTGGAGCAGGAGGTCGCCGACCTCTCCCAGCGCCTGGAGACCCGCAAGCTGGTGGACCGCGCCAAGTCGATCCTCCAGACCCAGTACGGGCTCACCGAGCCGGCCGCCTTCCGCTGGATCCAGAAGACCTCCATGGACCGCCGCATGTCGATGCAGCAGGTCGCCGAGGCGGTCATCGAGGACGCCGAGGAGAAGAAGGCGGCCAAGGCCAAGGAGCAGTAG
- a CDS encoding branched-chain amino acid ABC transporter substrate-binding protein, protein MRHRSLLILTSVLTTGALTLTACGSRDEGKGGGGDNAGGTTTVVIGVDAPLTGSLSALGQGIKNSVDLAAKTANKNKEVPGITFKVEALDDQAVPASGQANATKLVGNKDVVGVVGPLNSGVSQQMQGVFAAAGLAQVSPANTNPSLSQGDNWGKGEFKRPFKTYFRTAATDVVQGKFAAQYLFKDAGKKKVFVVDDKQTYGAGLAAIFSDEFKRLGGQVVGTDHVTVKETDFSSTADKVKASGADSVYFGGQYPEGGLLSDQIKKTGAKVPVMGGDGIYDPAFISASGEANDGDLATSIGYPVEKLDTAKKFIADYNAGGYKDPYAAYGGYSYDAGWAIIQAVKAAVAANNGKLPTDARAKVTEALGKVSFDGVTGKVSFDEYGDTTNKQLTVYKVEGGKWVDVKSDTFNQ, encoded by the coding sequence GTGCGACACCGTTCACTGCTCATCCTCACCAGCGTGCTCACCACGGGAGCGCTCACCCTCACCGCCTGCGGTTCGCGCGACGAGGGCAAGGGCGGCGGCGGCGACAACGCCGGCGGCACCACGACCGTCGTGATCGGTGTGGACGCCCCGCTCACGGGTTCGCTCTCCGCTCTCGGCCAGGGCATCAAGAACTCCGTGGACCTGGCGGCCAAGACCGCCAACAAGAACAAGGAAGTCCCCGGGATCACCTTCAAGGTGGAGGCCCTGGACGACCAGGCCGTCCCGGCCTCCGGCCAGGCCAACGCCACCAAGCTGGTCGGCAACAAGGACGTCGTGGGCGTCGTCGGCCCGCTGAACTCCGGCGTCTCCCAGCAGATGCAGGGCGTGTTCGCCGCCGCCGGCCTCGCGCAGGTCTCCCCGGCCAACACGAACCCCTCCCTCTCGCAGGGTGACAACTGGGGCAAGGGCGAGTTCAAGCGCCCCTTCAAGACCTACTTCCGCACCGCCGCCACCGACGTGGTCCAGGGCAAGTTCGCCGCCCAGTACCTCTTCAAGGACGCCGGCAAGAAGAAGGTCTTCGTCGTCGACGACAAGCAGACCTACGGCGCCGGCCTCGCGGCGATCTTCTCCGACGAGTTCAAGCGTCTCGGCGGCCAGGTCGTCGGCACCGACCACGTCACCGTGAAGGAGACCGACTTCTCCTCCACCGCCGACAAGGTCAAGGCCTCCGGCGCCGACTCCGTCTACTTCGGCGGCCAGTACCCCGAGGGCGGTCTGCTCTCCGACCAGATCAAGAAGACCGGCGCCAAGGTCCCGGTCATGGGCGGCGACGGCATCTACGACCCCGCCTTCATCAGCGCCTCCGGCGAGGCCAACGACGGTGACCTGGCCACCTCGATCGGTTACCCGGTCGAGAAGCTGGACACCGCCAAGAAGTTCATCGCCGACTACAACGCGGGCGGCTACAAGGACCCGTACGCGGCCTACGGCGGCTACTCCTACGACGCCGGCTGGGCGATCATCCAGGCCGTCAAGGCCGCCGTCGCCGCGAACAACGGCAAGCTCCCCACCGACGCCCGCGCCAAGGTCACCGAGGCCCTGGGCAAGGTCTCCTTCGACGGTGTGACCGGCAAGGTCTCCTTCGACGAGTACGGCGACACCACCAACAAGCAGCTCACGGTCTACAAGGTCGAGGGCGGCAAGTGGGTCGACGTGAAGAGCGACACCTTCAACCAGTAG
- a CDS encoding branched-chain amino acid ABC transporter permease has product MSDNLTKTEATEATAATATTTPGTPSGLLWAVLGGSLATAASAFLAWTWTTDFPGNLTIYGNPAPLQLLTLVGAVLTAAYALSALGVKGLGWLSPAGSRKALWIVALGTFATTLFTALSIVVELGALVDLEPGAGVAVVASAVPALAAYRLPDDTRRPARAKALPSWAEILIIVVVFALGLFVVTFGIDTDDSEPQLFIAYLILVGFSATALIKSGVTGRLAAMTARNRQVTVTASLVMAIAFPFIQQSGDTYTLIAVNILIFATVALGLNIVVGLAGLLDLGYVAFLGVGAYTAALVSGATSSAFGVQFPFWAAALTGMAASLVFGVVIGAPTLRLRGDYLAIVTLGFGEIFRIAMGNLDGTSGPQITNGPNGIPNIPQLEFFGYNFGEPHTVLGVELGAYANYYLLMILIMVIVVVVFSRAGNSRIGRAWVAIREDETAATAMGINGFRVKLVAFALGAALAGLAGTVQAHVNTTVVPENYVFAGPVPPNSAFLLAAVILGGMGTISGPIVGSALLFLIPAKLSFLQDYQLLGFGIALILLMRFRPEGLIANKRAKLEFHENDEQPDVPEQRRPADAESDAGTAKAGA; this is encoded by the coding sequence ATGAGCGACAACCTCACCAAGACCGAAGCGACCGAGGCCACCGCGGCCACGGCCACGACCACCCCCGGCACGCCCTCCGGCCTGCTCTGGGCGGTCCTCGGCGGCAGCCTCGCGACCGCCGCCAGCGCCTTCCTCGCCTGGACGTGGACCACCGACTTCCCCGGCAACCTCACGATCTACGGCAACCCCGCCCCGCTCCAGCTGCTCACGCTGGTCGGCGCCGTGCTCACCGCCGCCTACGCGCTCTCCGCGCTGGGCGTCAAGGGCCTCGGCTGGCTCAGCCCGGCCGGCTCCCGCAAGGCGCTGTGGATCGTGGCCCTGGGTACCTTCGCCACCACCCTCTTCACCGCGCTCTCGATCGTGGTCGAGCTGGGCGCCCTGGTGGACCTGGAGCCCGGCGCCGGCGTCGCCGTCGTCGCCTCCGCCGTCCCGGCGCTCGCCGCGTACAGGCTGCCGGACGACACCCGCCGGCCGGCCCGTGCGAAGGCCCTGCCCTCCTGGGCCGAGATCCTGATCATCGTCGTCGTCTTCGCCCTCGGCCTCTTCGTGGTCACCTTCGGCATCGACACCGACGACTCGGAGCCGCAGCTCTTCATCGCGTACCTGATCCTGGTCGGCTTCTCCGCCACCGCGCTGATCAAGTCCGGTGTCACCGGCCGCCTCGCGGCGATGACCGCGCGCAACCGCCAGGTGACCGTCACGGCCAGCCTGGTCATGGCGATCGCGTTCCCGTTCATCCAGCAGAGCGGCGACACGTACACGCTGATCGCGGTCAACATCCTCATCTTCGCGACCGTCGCCCTCGGCCTGAACATCGTCGTCGGTCTCGCGGGTCTGCTCGACCTCGGCTACGTCGCCTTCCTCGGTGTCGGCGCGTACACCGCGGCCCTGGTCTCCGGCGCCACCTCCTCCGCCTTCGGAGTCCAGTTCCCGTTCTGGGCCGCCGCCCTCACCGGCATGGCCGCCTCGCTGGTCTTCGGCGTCGTCATCGGCGCGCCGACCCTGCGACTGCGCGGCGACTACCTCGCCATCGTGACCCTCGGCTTCGGAGAGATCTTCCGCATCGCCATGGGCAACCTGGACGGCACCTCGGGCCCGCAGATCACCAACGGCCCGAACGGCATCCCGAACATCCCGCAGCTGGAGTTCTTCGGCTACAACTTCGGCGAGCCGCACACCGTCCTGGGCGTCGAGCTCGGCGCGTACGCCAACTACTACCTGCTGATGATCCTCATCATGGTCATCGTCGTGGTGGTCTTCTCCCGCGCGGGCAACAGCCGCATCGGCCGGGCCTGGGTCGCCATCCGCGAGGACGAGACCGCCGCCACCGCGATGGGCATCAACGGCTTCCGGGTCAAGCTGGTCGCCTTCGCCCTCGGCGCGGCCCTGGCCGGCCTCGCGGGCACGGTGCAGGCGCACGTCAACACCACGGTGGTGCCGGAGAACTACGTCTTCGCCGGCCCCGTGCCGCCGAACTCCGCCTTCCTGCTCGCGGCCGTCATCCTCGGCGGCATGGGCACGATCAGCGGTCCGATCGTCGGCTCCGCGCTGCTCTTCCTGATCCCGGCCAAGCTGTCCTTCCTCCAGGACTACCAGCTGCTCGGCTTCGGCATCGCCCTGATCCTGCTGATGCGCTTCCGCCCCGAGGGCCTCATCGCCAACAAGCGCGCCAAGCTGGAATTCCACGAGAACGACGAACAGCCCGACGTACCGGAGCAGCGACGGCCCGCCGACGCGGAGTCCGACGCCGGCACGGCGAAGGCGGGGGCGTGA
- a CDS encoding ABC transporter ATP-binding protein codes for MTALLEVEDLRVAYGKIEAVKGISFSVEAGQVVALIGTNGAGKTTTLRTLSGLLKPSGGTITFDGQVLNGIPAHKVVSLGLAHSPEGRHIFPRLSIAENLQLGAFLRSDKDGIERDIQKAYDLFPILGERRKQAAGTLSGGEQQMLAMGRALMSQPKLLMLDEPSMGLSPIMMQKIMETIAALKAEGMTILLIEQNAQAALSLADYGYVMEVGTVKLSGTGRDLLVNDEVRKTYLGEE; via the coding sequence GTGACCGCACTTCTGGAGGTCGAGGACCTCAGGGTCGCCTACGGCAAGATCGAGGCCGTCAAGGGCATCTCCTTCTCCGTCGAGGCGGGCCAGGTCGTCGCCCTGATCGGCACCAACGGCGCCGGCAAGACCACGACCCTGCGCACGCTGTCCGGTCTGCTGAAGCCCTCCGGCGGCACGATCACCTTCGACGGCCAGGTGCTCAACGGCATCCCGGCCCACAAGGTGGTCTCGCTGGGCCTCGCCCACTCCCCCGAGGGCCGGCACATCTTCCCGCGGCTCAGCATCGCCGAGAACCTCCAGCTGGGCGCCTTCCTGCGCAGCGACAAGGACGGCATCGAGCGGGACATCCAGAAGGCCTACGACCTCTTCCCGATCCTGGGCGAGCGTCGCAAGCAGGCCGCGGGCACCCTCTCCGGCGGCGAGCAGCAGATGCTGGCGATGGGCCGGGCGCTGATGTCCCAGCCGAAGCTGCTGATGCTGGACGAGCCCTCGATGGGCCTCTCCCCGATCATGATGCAGAAGATCATGGAGACCATCGCGGCGCTGAAGGCCGAGGGCATGACGATCCTGCTCATCGAGCAGAACGCGCAGGCCGCGCTCTCCCTCGCGGACTACGGGTACGTGATGGAGGTCGGCACGGTGAAGCTGTCCGGCACCGGCCGCGACCTGCTCGTGAACGACGAGGTGCGCAAGACGTACCTCGGCGAGGAGTAG
- a CDS encoding ABC transporter ATP-binding protein — protein MTTTTETGTETTATAAAVLEARGVTMRFGGLTAVRDVDLTVRQGEIVGLIGPNGAGKTTFFNCLTGLYVPTEGQVSYKGTVLPPKPHLVTQAGIARTFQNIRLFSNMTVLENVLVGRHTRTKEGLWSALVRGPGFKRAEAASRARAMELLEFVGLAAKAEHLARNLPYGEQRKLEIARALASDPGLLLLDEPTAGMNQAETRTTEELVFAIRDLGIAVLVIEHDMKFIFNLCDRVAVLVQGEKLVEGTSEVVQGDERVVAAYLGTPFEGAPGAEEAAEVEAAEAHAAEAEATEPEAEASEDAPADEAPAADAAPAETPASEGADSTTEGDSK, from the coding sequence ATGACGACCACCACCGAGACCGGCACCGAGACGACCGCGACCGCGGCCGCCGTCCTCGAGGCGCGCGGGGTCACCATGCGCTTCGGCGGTCTGACCGCCGTCCGCGACGTCGACCTGACCGTCCGCCAGGGCGAGATCGTCGGCCTCATCGGCCCCAACGGCGCCGGCAAGACCACCTTCTTCAACTGCCTGACCGGCCTGTACGTCCCGACGGAGGGTCAGGTCAGCTACAAGGGAACGGTCCTGCCGCCCAAGCCGCACCTGGTCACCCAGGCCGGCATTGCGCGTACCTTCCAGAACATCCGCCTCTTCTCCAACATGACGGTCCTGGAGAACGTCCTCGTCGGACGGCACACCCGGACCAAGGAGGGCCTGTGGTCCGCGCTGGTGCGCGGTCCCGGCTTCAAGCGGGCGGAGGCGGCCTCCCGCGCCCGGGCCATGGAGCTCCTGGAGTTCGTGGGCCTGGCCGCCAAGGCCGAGCACCTCGCGCGCAACCTGCCGTACGGCGAGCAGCGCAAGCTGGAGATCGCCCGCGCGCTCGCCAGCGACCCCGGCCTGCTGCTGCTCGACGAGCCGACGGCCGGCATGAACCAGGCCGAGACCCGCACCACCGAGGAGCTGGTCTTCGCGATCCGCGACCTCGGCATCGCGGTCCTGGTCATCGAGCACGACATGAAGTTCATCTTCAACCTGTGCGACCGGGTCGCCGTCCTGGTCCAGGGCGAGAAGCTCGTCGAGGGCACCTCCGAGGTCGTCCAGGGCGACGAGCGGGTCGTCGCCGCGTACCTGGGCACGCCGTTCGAGGGCGCGCCCGGCGCGGAGGAGGCCGCCGAGGTCGAGGCGGCGGAGGCCCACGCGGCCGAGGCCGAGGCCACGGAGCCCGAGGCGGAGGCCTCCGAGGACGCCCCGGCGGACGAGGCCCCGGCCGCGGACGCCGCTCCGGCCGAGACCCCCGCGTCCGAGGGCGCGGACAGCACCACCGAAGGAGACTCCAAGTGA
- the pyk gene encoding pyruvate kinase: MRRAKIVCTLGPATETYDQIKALVEAGMDVARLNLSHGSYAEHEERYQRVRKASEETGRSVGVLADLQGPKIRLGRFREGPVLLERGDEFTITVEPMEGDRHCCGTTYSGLAEDVTAGERILVDDGRVTLEVVSVDGPRVNTRVVEGGMVSDNKGLNLPGVAVSVPALSEKDVEDLRWALRTGADVIALSFVRSGRDIEDVHRIMDEEDRRIPVIAKIEKPQAVENIEDIVAAFDGIMVARGDLGVEMPLEQVPIVQKRAVKLAKRNAKPVIVATQMLDSMIDNSRPTRAEASDVANAVIDGTDAVMLSGETSVGKYPVETVRTMSRIVEAAEEDVLAKGLPPLTERSKPRTQGGAVARAAAEIGDFLGARFLVAFTQSGDTVKRLSRYRSPIPLLAFTPDPETRSQLNLTWGVETFLGPHVDSTDAMVAQVDEELLRIGRCKKGDIVVITAGSPPGVAGSTNLVRVHHIGEPPTA, from the coding sequence ATGCGCCGAGCAAAAATCGTTTGTACCCTTGGGCCCGCCACCGAAACATACGACCAGATCAAGGCATTGGTCGAAGCCGGGATGGATGTGGCCCGCCTCAACCTCAGCCACGGCTCCTACGCCGAGCACGAGGAGCGCTACCAGCGCGTTCGCAAGGCCTCCGAGGAGACCGGCCGCAGCGTCGGCGTCCTCGCCGACCTTCAAGGCCCGAAGATCCGTCTCGGCCGGTTCCGCGAGGGTCCCGTACTCCTTGAACGCGGCGACGAGTTCACCATCACCGTGGAGCCGATGGAGGGCGACCGCCACTGCTGCGGCACCACCTACTCCGGGCTCGCCGAGGACGTCACCGCCGGCGAGCGCATCCTCGTCGACGACGGCCGGGTCACCCTGGAGGTCGTCTCCGTCGACGGGCCCCGGGTCAACACCCGGGTCGTCGAGGGCGGCATGGTCTCCGACAACAAGGGGCTCAACCTGCCCGGGGTCGCCGTCTCCGTCCCCGCCCTGTCCGAGAAGGACGTCGAGGACCTGCGCTGGGCCCTGCGCACCGGCGCCGACGTGATCGCCCTCTCCTTCGTCCGCAGCGGCCGGGACATCGAGGACGTCCACCGGATCATGGACGAGGAGGACCGCCGGATCCCGGTCATCGCCAAGATCGAGAAGCCGCAGGCGGTCGAGAACATCGAGGACATCGTCGCCGCCTTCGACGGCATCATGGTCGCCCGCGGCGACCTGGGCGTCGAGATGCCCCTGGAGCAGGTGCCGATCGTCCAGAAGCGGGCCGTCAAGCTGGCCAAGCGGAACGCCAAGCCGGTCATCGTCGCCACCCAGATGCTCGACTCGATGATCGACAACTCCCGGCCGACCCGCGCCGAGGCCTCCGACGTCGCCAACGCCGTCATCGACGGCACCGACGCCGTGATGCTCTCCGGCGAGACCAGCGTGGGCAAGTACCCGGTCGAGACCGTGCGCACGATGAGCCGGATCGTCGAGGCCGCCGAGGAGGACGTCCTCGCCAAGGGCCTGCCGCCGCTGACCGAGCGCAGCAAGCCCCGCACCCAGGGCGGCGCGGTGGCCCGGGCCGCCGCCGAGATCGGCGACTTCCTCGGGGCCCGGTTCCTGGTGGCCTTCACCCAGTCCGGCGACACCGTCAAGCGGCTCTCCCGCTACCGCTCGCCGATCCCGCTGCTGGCCTTCACGCCGGACCCGGAGACCCGCTCCCAGCTCAACCTCACCTGGGGCGTCGAGACCTTCCTCGGCCCGCACGTCGACTCCACCGACGCGATGGTGGCGCAGGTGGACGAGGAGCTGCTGCGGATCGGGCGCTGCAAGAAGGGGGACATCGTGGTCATCACGGCCGGTTCTCCGCCCGGCGTGGCGGGGTCGACCAACCTGGTCCGCGTCCACCACATCGGGGAGCCCCCGACGGCCTGA